The Streptomyces racemochromogenes DNA segment CGTCTGACAGTGCGGGGGAGAGGATTCCATCAAGTGAGGACGAAGCCGACCATGTATAAGAGAATGCTTCGCTCGGCGCTTGCCGTTGTTTTCTCCGCCGTTGCGGTCTTTGGGGCGGTCGCAGCCGTCGACGGGGACACGGGAAGCGCTCAGGCTGCTGCCGGTCCGTCCGCCGGGACGGCCGTCGAGAGCGATTTCGGCTGGAACAGCACCCCTGCGAAGGCCTCCTCATGACCCCGGACGACCGCGACTTCCGCCGCGAAATGGCATCCGCGTACCGCTCCGGGTGGCAGTTCATAGACCTCGCCACGGCGATCCCCTACGCCGGCGATTCGTTGATGGTCACTCTTTTCGGCCAGCCGATCGTCGTCGTGCGCGAAGAGGACGAGGACGTCCGTGCCTACCGCTGTCTGCGCCGCCCCCGGGGCGCACCGCAGCCCGTCCGCTGCGAAGTGCGGTACGGCATGGTCTTCGTCAACCTCGACCAGCGTGACCACCAGCTGTTCGAGCCCGATATCACCACCGCCACCCCCCGCAGTGCCTGAGGCGATTCCCCCGTCGTTGCAGATCGCTCCAGGTGCTACCCCCACACAACGGCGCCATCGTGGACCTGACCACGATGGCGCCGTTGTGATGTCCGCGTCCAGTGGTCGAACCGGACAATCGCCTTGCGGGCCCCCGGCCGGGGCCCGTCCCGAAGGCGCCCCGGGCCCGCCGGCTCAGGCCCGGCCCATGGCACGGTCGAGGGTGATCTCCAGGACCACCCGGTCCGGGTTGGGCGAGGGCGTCCGCCCGTACCGCTGCGCGTAGCGCGCCACGGCCTCGGCGACCGCAGCCTCGTCCGTACGGATCACCGCGCGCCCCTCCAGGGTGGCCCAGCGCCTGCCCTCCATCTGGCAGACCGCCACCCGGGCGCCGCCGCCGGCCGCCGCCAGGACGTTGCGGACCTTCTTGCTGTGCTTGTTGCTGATCACCCGCGCCAGCCCGGCCTCCGGGTCGTAGGTCACGCCGACGGGCACCACGTGCGGCGTGCCGTCCGGGCGCGGGGTGGTCAGGGTGCAGACGTGCCGCTCCCGCCAGAAGGCGAGGTACTCGGGCGTCGGGTTGAGTACGTCATGGGACATGGCCGAAGCGTACGCCCGCGTGTTCGCCGGACCGGCGGGAAGAATGGCCCCGAGCGATGCCTTGAGTGGAATAGACTCAACTTTGCAGATGCTGAATCTGTCAGAGTGCGTA contains these protein-coding regions:
- a CDS encoding pyridoxamine 5'-phosphate oxidase family protein is translated as MSHDVLNPTPEYLAFWRERHVCTLTTPRPDGTPHVVPVGVTYDPEAGLARVISNKHSKKVRNVLAAAGGGARVAVCQMEGRRWATLEGRAVIRTDEAAVAEAVARYAQRYGRTPSPNPDRVVLEITLDRAMGRA